The Elgaria multicarinata webbii isolate HBS135686 ecotype San Diego chromosome 4, rElgMul1.1.pri, whole genome shotgun sequence genome contains a region encoding:
- the EMILIN1 gene encoding EMILIN-1: protein MAPPVAFAWLCLCWGLVARQAGGMNYPPRYSLYTAAALPFTQLQGTSQAPNGARVASRHRNWCAYVVTRSVSCVVEDGVSTYVKPDYQPCVWGQLQCPHVITYRSFVRPRYKVAHKTVSDMEWRCCPGFSGDDCAEGGVALTTTRPRPQPARPNLSGFSNTLSGLGGEGSRDAEKVQQLEEQVQSLSKQLHELQSSTRASHAKLTEDVRRAVEASLNGKQPADAAANPEMKETLSEIQRHLERLDNRISSQENGGGQGAGGGGVAGGDVRGEVLREVERRLQGSCASCLAGVDGLRQQQAEERDRLRALEKLVATAGQRTRDAVDALQQHVSRLAAEQPGRDCCPQLESRVAALERRLDAVAGAVAQLHEHPPWGGREAPSLPPPSSSSPLDRRMAEMESRVNTTQRSLEEHLADLQVMLDGADGRLRRAEGQLDFAFSRLNDFQSQVHRALANLSRDVGGLKDSSLQQQGALERVRGAVHACTQVCSPPGGGGGGGNQHSRISAILSDLERRVLDNEGQLRLLGSSLHQLDVSGKLRGLHGLVGAHGEALSKLAGDVGELENRLAGLSASAGPPELQANRTRQRLERLEHALDGLARQPPCRQACADLRAEVAGLREQVEACAAGCAPGGSRRLPGLAGAEAEGEAGKQPLDGFSVIGGSSSVHLQSLQGELSEVILGFSSLNETLAGLQARVEKHQTDLRQLGVTKDRIISEINSVQREVAEHVNHSEERFQGLGRDIQHFGGALRVEAADCRRASGGLGERLAKLEGACERLDRVAGSLRKIKEGLDKHVSALWGCLRDVNGTLRDHGALLDKIQGSQLGTLHGRLNTLNGSLRGLQDQLQRLGLQDFTGPPGLPGRAGPMGRPGLPGPVGPPGKDGRTGSVGPPGLPGEQGLPGPAGTMPKVSFAAALTAVWHVETGTIAFDRVLVNDGNCYDPDSGIFTAPVSGRYLVSAILTGHRGEKIEAVLSRSNQAIARSDSAGYQPEGLENTPVAERQPSAGALAVFTLVVPMDAEETLCVDLVSGRLAHSPDEPLTVFSAALLYEQGFGV, encoded by the exons ATGGCCCCCCCCGTGGCCTTCGCGTGGCTCTGCCTCTGCTGGGGCCTGGTGGCCAGGCAGGCGGGGGGCATGAACTACCCCCCCAGGTACAGCCTGTACACCGCGGCCGCCCTGCCCTTCACGCAGCTCCAGGGCACCTCGCAGGCACCCAATGGCGCACGGGTGGCCAGCCGCCACAG GAACTGGTGCGCCTACGTGGTAACGCGCAGCGTGAGCTGTGTGGTGGAGGATGGCGTCAGCACCTACGTGAAGCCGGACTACCAGCCATGTGTCTGGGGGCAACTCCAGTGCCCCCATGTCATCAC GTACCGGAGTTTTGTGCGCCCGCGCTACAAGGTGGCCCACAAGACAGTGTCGGACATGGAGTGGCGCTGCTGCCCTGGCTTCTCAGGTGACGACTGTGCTGAAGGGGGCGTGGCGCTGACCACCACCCGGCCACGACCTCAGCCGGCCCGCCCCAACCTGTCCGGCTTTAGCAACACGCTCAGCGGCCTTGGCGGAGAAG GGTCGAGGGACGCGGAGAAGGTGCAGCAGCTGGAAGAGCAGGTGCAGAGCCTGAGCAAGCAGCTGCACGAGCTGCAGTCCTCCACGCGCGCCAGCCACGCCAAGCTCACCGAGGACGTGCGCCGCGCCGTCGAGGCCTCCCTGAACGGCAAGCAGCCCGCGGACGCCGCCGCCAACCCGGAGATGAAGGAGACCCTCAGCGAGATCCAGCGCCACCTGGAGCGCCTCGACAACCGCATCTCCAGCCAGGAGAACGGCGGCGGGCAGggcgcgggcggcggcggcgtcgCGGGGGGCGACGTCCGCGGCGAGGTGCTGCGCGAGGTGGAGCGGCGCTTGCAGGGCTCGTGCGCCTCCTGCTTGGCCGGGGTGGACGGGCTgcggcagcagcaggccgaggagCGCGACCGCCTGCGGGCCCTCGAGAAGCTGGTGGCCACGGCGGGCCAGCGGACCCGCGACGCCGTGGACGCCCTGCAGCAGCACGTGAGCCGCCTGGCCGCCGAGCAGCCGGGCCGGGACTGCTGCCCGCAGCTGGAGAGCCGCGTGGCCGCGCTGGAGCGCCGCCTGGACGCCGTGGCGGGCGCCGTGGCGCAGCTGCACGAGCATCCGCCCTGGGGCGGCCGGGAGGCGCCCTCGCtgccgccgccctcctcctcctcgcccctGGACCGGCGCATGGCGGAGATGGAGAGCCGCGTGAACACCACGCAGCGCAGCCTGGAGGAGCACCTGGCGGACCTGCAGGTCATGCTGGACGGCGCCGACGGGCGGCTGCGCCGGGCCGAGGGGCAGCTCGACTTCGCCTTCTCCCGCCTCAACGACTTCCAGAGCCAGGTGCACCGCGCGCTGGCCAACCTGTCGCGGGACGTGGGCGGCCTCAAGGACAGCAGCCTGCAGCAGCAGGGCGCGCTGGAGCGGGTGCGCGGGGCCGTGCACGCCTGCACGCAGGTCTGCAGCccgcccggcggcggcggcggcggcggcaaccaGCACTCGCGGATCAGCGCCATCCTGAGCGACCTGGAGCGGCGCGTGCTCGACAACGAGGGCCAGCTGCGCCTGCTGGGCTCCAGCCTCCACCAGCTCGACGTGTCCGGGAAGCTGCGTGGCCTGCACGGCCTGGTGGGCGCCCACGGCGAAGCCCTGAGCAAGCTGGCCGGGGACGTGGGCGAGCTGGAGAACCGGCTGGCGGGCCTCTCGGCCAGCGCGGGGCCGCCGGAGCTGCAGGCCAACCGCACCCGCCAGCGCCTGGAGAGGCTGGAGCACGCCCTCGACGGCCTGGCGCGGCAGCCGCCCTGCCGGCAGGCCTGCGCCGACCTGCGGGCGGAGGTCGCGGGGCTGCGGGAGCAGGTGGAGGCCTGCGCCGCCGGCTGCGCGCCaggaggcagcaggaggctgcCGGGGCTGGCCGGGGCCGAGGCCGAGGGGGAGGCGGGCAAGCAGCCCCTGGACGGCTTCAGCGTGATCGGGGGCAGCTCCAGCGTGCACCTGCAGTCGCTGCAGGGCGAGCTCTCCGAGGTGATCCTGGGCTTCAGCTCGCTCAACGAGACGCTGGCCGGCCTGCAGGCCCGCGTGGAGAAGCACCAGACGGACCTGCGCCAGCTGGGCGTCACCAAGGACCGCATCATCTCCGAGATCAACAGCGTGCAGCGGGAGGTGGCggagcacgtgaaccacagcgaGGAGCGCTTCCAGGGCCTGGGCCGCGACATCCAGCACTTCGGCGGCGCGCTGCGCGTCGAGGCCGCCGACTGCCGGCGGGCCTCCGGGGGCCTGGGCGAGCGCCTGGCCAAGCTGGAGGGCGCCTGCGAGCGGCTCGACCGCGTGGCCGGCAGCCTGCGCAAGATCAAGGAGGGGCTGGACAAGCACGTCTCGGCCCTCTGGGGCTGCCTGCGCGACGTGAACGGCACGCTGCGCGACCACGGCGCCCTGCTGGACAAGATCCAGGGCAGCCAGCTCGGCACGCTGCACGGCCGCCTCAACACCCTCAACGGCTCGCTGCGCGGCCTGCAGGACCAGCTGCAGCGCCTCGGGCTGCAGGACTTCACAG GGCCTCCAGGACTCCCAGGCCGAGCAGGCCCAATGGGGCGGCCGGGGCTCCCAGGCCCCGTGGGGCCCCCTGGCAAGGACGGAAGGACGGGTTCTGTGGGTCCCCCAG GTCTCCCTGGAGAGCAAG ggttgccagGTCCAGCTGGAACGATGCCCAAAGTCTCCTTTGCAGCAGCGCTGACAGCAGTGTGGCACGTGGAGACGGGCACCATCGCCTTCGACCGGGTGCTGGTGAATGACGGCAATTGCTATGACCCAGACTCAG GGATCTTCACGGCGCCTGTCTCTGGCCGCTACCTGGTCAGCGCCATCCTGACCGGGCACAGGGGTGAGAAGATTGAGGCCGTGCTGTCCCGCTCCAACCAGGCCATCGCCCGCAGTGACTCCGCCGGGTACCAGCCCGAAGGCCTGGAGAACACGCCTGTGGCTGAGCGCCAGCCCAGCGCCGGGGCCCTGGCTGTCTTCACCCTTGTTGTGCCCATGGATGCTGAGGAGACCCTCTGTGTGGACCTGGTGTCTGGCCGGCTGGCCCATTCTCCGGACGAGCCCCTGACAGTCTTCAGCGCAGCCCTGCTCTATGAGCAGGGGTTTGGGGTCTAG